From the Helicobacter pylori genome, one window contains:
- a CDS encoding sialidase — protein sequence MEQNKKSLENLDLSDVQNISKDISGAALEELSLKNLDKNLQILKEVGATEICKATKIASKNIHSILEKRYESLSRVHARGFIQILEREYKIDLSAWVKEFDKVCVFKEGVGEEQKQETSPEETAKKLLKVELDYSINQANTSLSKKSSKWKPFVIVLGVVVIILVVVIIQNSSSLKEEREQESAIKSGTKNSSFNEVSPTEEKKLEPTPKLEEKPKEQDKQGKEAIKENPNTIYIIPKRDIWVEVIDLDEKKNSFQKVFKKSYPLEAKNHRLLLRFGHGHLILKNNHQEQDYNDSKTRRFLYDPNKGLTLINEAQYKVLQQ from the coding sequence ATGGAACAGAATAAAAAAAGTTTAGAAAATTTAGATCTTTCTGATGTTCAAAACATTTCTAAAGATATTTCTGGCGCGGCATTAGAAGAATTATCGCTTAAAAATTTAGATAAAAATTTGCAGATTTTAAAAGAAGTTGGAGCGACAGAAATTTGCAAGGCGACTAAAATCGCTTCTAAAAATATCCATTCTATCTTGGAAAAACGCTATGAATCTTTATCAAGGGTGCATGCTAGGGGCTTTATACAGATTTTAGAACGCGAGTATAAAATTGATTTGAGCGCATGGGTGAAAGAATTTGACAAAGTGTGTGTTTTTAAAGAGGGCGTGGGAGAAGAGCAAAAACAAGAAACAAGCCCTGAAGAAACAGCAAAAAAACTCCTTAAGGTTGAATTGGATTACAGCATCAATCAAGCCAATACTTCATTATCCAAAAAGTCTTCCAAATGGAAACCCTTTGTTATCGTTTTAGGGGTGGTTGTCATTATTTTAGTGGTCGTTATCATTCAAAACAGCTCTTCTTTAAAAGAAGAAAGAGAGCAAGAAAGCGCTATTAAATCCGGCACTAAAAATAGTTCTTTCAATGAAGTTAGTCCTACAGAAGAAAAAAAGTTAGAGCCAACGCCTAAATTAGAAGAAAAACCAAAAGAACAAGACAAGCAAGGCAAAGAAGCGATCAAAGAAAATCCTAATACCATTTACATTATCCCTAAACGAGATATTTGGGTAGAAGTGATTGACTTAGATGAGAAGAAAAACTCTTTTCAAAAGGTTTTTAAAAAAAGTTATCCTTTAGAGGCTAAAAACCACCGCTTGTTGTTACGCTTTGGGCATGGGCATCTTATTCTTAAAAACAACCATCAAGAACAAGATTATAACGACAGCAAAACTAGGCGGTTTTTATACGATCCAAATAAAGGCTTAACGCTCATCAATGAGGCCCAATACAAAGTGCTCCAGCAATGA
- the rlmB gene encoding 23S rRNA (guanosine(2251)-2'-O)-methyltransferase RlmB → MQAVVYGKQVITHLLNSHHEKLQEIYLSKEIDKKLFFALKKACPNIIKVDNKKAQSLAKGGNHQGVLAKVELPLAASLKEIKKAQKLLVLCGITDVGNIGGIFRSAYCLGMDGVILDFAREFAYEGIVRSSLGLMYDLPFSVMPNTLDLINELKTSGFLCLGASMQGSSQAENLSLKKCALFLGSEHEGLSKKILAKMDAILSVKMRRDFDSLNVSVAAGILMDKIN, encoded by the coding sequence ATGCAAGCAGTGGTTTATGGCAAGCAGGTGATTACGCACCTTCTAAACTCCCATCATGAAAAGTTGCAAGAAATCTATCTTTCCAAAGAAATAGACAAAAAGCTTTTTTTCGCGCTCAAAAAAGCATGCCCAAATATCATCAAAGTGGATAATAAAAAAGCGCAAAGCTTGGCTAAAGGGGGGAATCATCAAGGGGTTTTAGCTAAAGTGGAACTGCCTTTAGCGGCTTCTTTAAAAGAAATTAAAAAAGCTCAAAAACTTTTGGTGCTTTGTGGCATTACGGATGTGGGGAATATTGGGGGTATTTTTAGGAGCGCGTATTGTTTGGGAATGGATGGCGTTATTTTAGATTTTGCTAGAGAGTTTGCTTATGAGGGGATTGTGCGATCCAGCTTGGGGCTTATGTATGATCTGCCTTTTAGCGTTATGCCTAACACGCTGGATTTGATCAATGAATTGAAAACGAGCGGGTTTTTATGTTTGGGCGCGAGCATGCAAGGCTCTAGCCAAGCAGAAAATCTGTCCTTAAAAAAATGCGCTCTTTTTTTGGGGAGCGAACATGAGGGGTTGTCTAAAAAAATCCTTGCTAAAATGGATGCTATATTGAGTGTAAAGATGCGAAGGGATTTTGATTCGCTCAATGTGAGCGTGGCAGCAGGGATCTTAATGGATAAAATCAACTAG
- the rsmI gene encoding 16S rRNA (cytidine(1402)-2'-O)-methyltransferase: MLYFLPTPIGNLADITLRTLEVLERCEVFLCEDTRVSKRLLHLLAKNPIISHSFPNIAAKKREFIAFHSHNDQEFLNQIEPSFFDKEIAVMSDAGMPSLSDPGMSLAAYALKHNIQYDVLPGANALTTAFCASGFLEGRFFYAGFLPHKSKERRLRIIKILNALAYLEEKTPVVFYESPHRLLETLRDLNDLAQGMHLFAAKELTKLHQQYYLGEISQIMTQLQKSNIQGEWVLVLLNEKKIEPSMGLSALLELDLPPKIKAKMEAAMTQKNAKELYCQRLLEEKKQCD; encoded by the coding sequence GTGTTGTATTTTTTGCCCACCCCAATAGGTAATCTCGCTGACATCACGCTACGCACTTTAGAAGTTTTAGAGCGTTGCGAGGTTTTTTTGTGCGAGGATACAAGGGTGAGCAAGAGGCTGTTGCACTTGCTTGCGAAAAACCCTATTATTAGCCATTCTTTCCCTAATATTGCGGCTAAAAAAAGGGAGTTTATCGCTTTCCATTCGCACAATGACCAGGAATTTTTAAACCAAATAGAGCCTTCTTTTTTTGACAAAGAAATCGCTGTGATGAGCGATGCGGGCATGCCAAGCTTGAGTGATCCGGGCATGAGTTTAGCCGCTTACGCTTTAAAACACAATATCCAATACGATGTTTTGCCCGGGGCTAATGCGCTCACTACGGCGTTTTGCGCGAGCGGGTTTTTAGAAGGGCGGTTTTTTTATGCTGGCTTTTTACCCCATAAAAGTAAGGAAAGGCGTTTGAGGATTATTAAAATTTTAAACGCTTTAGCGTATTTGGAGGAAAAAACCCCGGTGGTTTTTTATGAAAGCCCGCACCGATTGTTAGAGACTTTAAGGGATTTAAACGATCTGGCTCAAGGCATGCATTTGTTTGCGGCTAAGGAGCTTACCAAACTCCACCAGCAGTATTATTTGGGAGAAATTTCTCAAATCATGACGCAATTACAAAAGAGTAATATCCAAGGGGAGTGGGTTTTAGTGCTTTTGAATGAGAAAAAAATAGAGCCTAGCATGGGGCTATCGGCGTTATTGGAGTTGGATTTGCCTCCTAAAATCAAGGCTAAAATGGAAGCCGCTATGACGCAAAAAAACGCTAAAGAGCTTTATTGCCAGCGTTTGTTAGAAGAAAAAAAACAATGCGATTAG